The following DNA comes from Methanobrevibacter ruminantium.
GTCATCACCAACAACTATGATTTTGGCATTGGAATCTTCCTTTACGGCTTTAAGCAAATCGAGCCTATTTCTAGTAATGTCTTGGTACTCGTCTACAAGAATATAATCAAAATCGCTGCCATGTACAGAACCTATTGCCTTGTTCACCATGTCCTGAAAGTCAAGAAACCTGTTAGATTCCATGAAAATATTGTAATAATCGTTAAAGAAATGCTCCATCAAATTCAAAAAGTTAAGCTCTCTGTCATTTTTTGCTTCGTCTTTAAATGCCTCAAAGCAATCCATAGAATAATTTCTCAATTTGAAGTTCTCTGTAAATGACACCATATTCCTTCTAAAGACCTGTGTCTTCTTGCTTCTTGAATCGGTGATTTTCTGTAGAAAATGGTTTTTTTTTGCAACGTTTTGTATTTGGAAAGACTTCAGAGGTTCAAGCCTCACGCCTTCAAGTCTGAGCTTTCTCTCCAAATCCAACAGAAAATTTTTATTTATTAATGCATTTACTGTAATCAGCTTTCTATTGTTTCGGGCACAGAAATCCTTTTTGAAATTCATTTGGCGAATATACTCTTCAGCTTTATCATCATCGAGCCAAGGAACATCACCAGTTCTATCCACACAAAAGTTTTCAATAAAAATGTCATGGTCAGGCAAGTAAAACTCTACGAAAAGTATTTTTCCTAAACCATATTCTTGACCGTAAGCTCTTTGAAAATAAGAAAACCTTATATTATTCCTAGCTAGAAAATCTGCAATTTGCAAATCTACAAAAGACCTGACAGGTTCATCATCATCACTTAAAGTGTCAAATTCTTTATTATGCATTTCTTCTTCATAATAAACTTCCTTTTCAACAGCTTTGGGCTTAGCCCGATATTCAGTGCCATTTTTAAAGTCTTCATAAAAATCTTGCTGAAGTTGATGAAGGAATGATAAGTCATCAGATACTTTTTTGGTCAAATAGTTTAACACAATATCGTACAGTTTGATTTGGAAAAAGTTTCCTGCACCAGAATTTTCAGTAGTGGCCCCTCTAGAAACTAAACCCCTATGTGAAATAAAACTTTTTCCCAAGTTATGAAATGTAGTTGTCCTGACATTATCCTCAACAGCATACTCATCGTTCTCAATTCCCAAATCTGCAAGCCGTTCTTTTAAATCATCAACAGAATCTCTACCGTATGACAATACTAAAATCTTATGAGGTTCAACATTCTTGCATTCGATAAGATACTTGACTTTTGATATTAATGTTGTGGTCTTTCCGGTTCCAGCGCTTGCTATGATCTGAGTTGCATCTTCATCAGTGACGATGGCTACCTTCTGGTCATGATTCAATTCCTTTCCCAATTGCAGGTTCAGGCTTTTGAAGAAATCATCATTTCTCTCTATTTCCTTTTCAACATAAGATTCATTTATTTCTTTGATCTTTTCTTCCCATTTGTCATAGAAATCCATGAAAGAATTAATTTTAGAACCTTCAAAGTCATCAAGACCACTGATTAAAAAATCAAGATTGTCTTTAAAAAAAGAGTATATCGGAAAAAGATACTCCTTGTATGATTGTGATTTCTTGTAGTCCCAATAGACCATAAATTCCTCAGCATCCCCCAGGAAGTAATTCTCGATTTTCTCGGCCGCAACATCGAAATCCTCAATAACATCCATCAGGTTATCATCATTAATGAAAGAAACTGAAACTTCACTTTTTCCTTTTTTCAAATTAAAGATACTCATAAAATCACTAGAAAAATAATCATGTCAAAGAAAGATGAATGGTCCTCTTTCGTAGTGTTTGCACATATTTTAAAAAAGTTTTAAATACCAATA
Coding sequences within:
- a CDS encoding UvrD-helicase domain-containing protein, whose translation is MSIFNLKKGKSEVSVSFINDDNLMDVIEDFDVAAEKIENYFLGDAEEFMVYWDYKKSQSYKEYLFPIYSFFKDNLDFLISGLDDFEGSKINSFMDFYDKWEEKIKEINESYVEKEIERNDDFFKSLNLQLGKELNHDQKVAIVTDEDATQIIASAGTGKTTTLISKVKYLIECKNVEPHKILVLSYGRDSVDDLKERLADLGIENDEYAVEDNVRTTTFHNLGKSFISHRGLVSRGATTENSGAGNFFQIKLYDIVLNYLTKKVSDDLSFLHQLQQDFYEDFKNGTEYRAKPKAVEKEVYYEEEMHNKEFDTLSDDDEPVRSFVDLQIADFLARNNIRFSYFQRAYGQEYGLGKILFVEFYLPDHDIFIENFCVDRTGDVPWLDDDKAEEYIRQMNFKKDFCARNNRKLITVNALINKNFLLDLERKLRLEGVRLEPLKSFQIQNVAKKNHFLQKITDSRSKKTQVFRRNMVSFTENFKLRNYSMDCFEAFKDEAKNDRELNFLNLMEHFFNDYYNIFMESNRFLDFQDMVNKAIGSVHGSDFDYILVDEYQDITRNRLDLLKAVKEDSNAKIIVVGDDWQSIYGFQGCDYRFIVNFKKYFPHAARCDLHRTYRCTNQLITVAGDFVRDDRLLDKSLYSEKILSDTPIRLVLNQDSEVPEKKVVYDILQEISKKERNSSVMILSRFKGSYSKVRTYLNQQNAESRLGLEISYNTMHGAKGLEADNIILVDVNNSDPYGVPSKVKDDEVLRFVSFNDDESKFFDERRLFYVSLTRSKNNVYISADYGNESKYVSELNKDYVATFLHAPDNGDEYDNFKCLKPIKEHDFSSDSSCEDLQHDLVVAGDDSASVGGNSGVEEVIDDLQYDDLGSEEELVLKDQENLSEQYDSSNDHDSDEGNVDSDIVLENDDEEDSKSLEHYDEQILNHTPKKETPIDEADKKIFELVNDEYKIKICPNCKRFIADDEDICPECDYDFEDELDDDLVKCPNCFHIVSKDYDFCPNCNQDLKKEDDSLAFKKRVFDYCCNLIVFGDSKEDAFDKVSNDLDVGLSKISEWYMYYEWEEIIREEKNKVIKIACEYYRQNIDQGISREDVFCELKEMYCVNDEILNVWFSDLND